The window GGCGCCCGCGTCGCGACCCTACAGGCCGCCGCCGACCTGTTCGGCCGGTCCAGCGAGGCGTACGAGGCCGTCGGCAACACCTGGGCAGCGGTGAACGTCGGTCCGCGCTTCGTCAACCACGTCGCGCTGACGGCGCCCGCCGGCCAGGAGTCCGCGGTCGGCCAGCCCGCCACGCTGAAGATCACGGCGGACACCAGCCGTCCGGGCGGTCTCACCTACGAGGCCACCGGCCTGCCCGACGGACTGGCCATCGACCACGAGACCGGTCTGATCTCCGGAACCCCGGCAGAAACAGGGGAGTTCACCCCGACCGTGACGGCGAGCGCCGCGGACGGATCCGGAGCGGAGACGGGCTTCGCCTGGCACGTCATCGCCTCCGGCGGCGACTTCTTCGTCAACCCGGGCAACGTGCGGATCCCCGACGCGGGCGATCCGGTCGAGTCCCCGCTCATCGTGACCGGCCGCACCGGCAACGCACCGAGCGCCCTCCAGGTCTCGGTGGACATCGTCCACACCTACCGCGGCGACCTGGTGATCGATCTGATCGGACCCGGCGGCACCGCATACCGGCTGAAGGACGTCTCCGACGACGACGGCGACGACGTGCACACGACGTACACCGTCGACGCCTCCGCAGAACCGGCCGACGGCACCTGGAAGCTCCGCGTCCAGGACAGCTACCAGATCGACACGGGCTACATCGACAGCTGGAAGCTGACCTTCTGATCCACACTCCCCGGGTCTGTGGTGCCCGCGGGCACCACAGACCCGGGGGACAGTCGTCGGAGGTCGGGGCCCCTGGGGCGAAACCGCCCACCAGGTTGGTGAGTTGCGGGCTTTACGGCCGGAGACGGCCTACCCTCGCCGGGCACCGCCGGGGACAATGAGGCGTTGGCCGGCTGCCACCGGGCCTCGTCGGTCACGCCGTGCCCCGCCGCAGCCGAGAGCGCACGGTATCGCCATCAGTTGTTCCCGGCTCGCCGCCTCGGTGCTGACGTCTACGCCTCCAGCTGGCGCTGCTCGGCGCACCGAACTTCGGACGGAGTTGGACGTAATCCCTCTCCAGATCTGACGCCTGGTCAGGTAGGCCGTCACATGCCGAGCACCCGTCGGGTCTCGGCGGCGATCTGCTGTGTCTCGCCGGTTGCGACCACGAGGACCGGGACACCTCTCCCCGCCTGATCGATGCGTCGGAGGCCTTCCCGCATCAAATCCTCCAGTTCGGGGACGAGCAGCCCGCCTCGTATGCCGAGAACGGTCAGGGCCGAGCAGATCTCCTCGCGTACCTCGGGTTGGTCTTCGCCGATCTCCCCGGTGAAGACCAGCGCGTCCAGCCGGTCCAGCGAGGCGGCCATCGAGGCGATGCCCCTGCGGCAACTGAGTGTGAAAGTCGCCAGCGCCAACGAGGCCGCGGTATCACCCTCCGCGCGGGCGCGCACCAGGTCCCGGGTGTCTCCCGAAGTGCCGGAGAGGCCGAGCAGACCGGAATGCCGGTGGAGTGTGTCATCCAATTCGTCCGTGCTCAGGCCGTGCCGCCGCTGCAGCCAGAGCAGCGCGCCGGGGTCGAGGCTGCCGCTGCGCTTGCTCATCACCAGGCCTTCCAGCGGAGTGAGGCCCATGGTGGTGTCCACGCTGCGTCCGTTCCGGACGGCGCAGGCCGAGCAGCCGCCGCCCAGGTGCACGAGCACGACCTGGAGGTCGTCGACGGGACGGCCCAGGGCCTGCGCCGTCCTCTGCAGCGCCCACGAGTAGGAGAGCCCGTGGAAGCCGTACCGGCGCAGCCCGTATTCGGCTCGCCATCGCTCCGGCACGGCGTACGTGCGCGCCTGGGCCGGCAGATCCTTGTGAAAGACAGTGTCGAAGCAGGCGACATGAGGAACGTCGGGCAGGAGTTCTCGTGCGGCATCGACCACAGGCAGGGCAGGGGTCACGTGCAGCGGCGCGAGATCGGCGACGTCCGCCAGCAGAGCCCGTACGCGTGTGTCGATCAGCGTATGTCCAGTCAGGTGCGGACCGCTGTGGACGATACGGTGACCAACCGCCGCAGGAGAGGGCACCTCGCTGAGGAAGTTCCGCAGTTCCATCGCCGCAGCAGGCCCCGGGGGCTCCGAGGCGTCTTGATCCGCCACCCGTTCACCGTCCGCCGCGAACAGAGCGATGTGAAGGCTCGAAGAGCCGGCATCGAGGACCAGTACGTGACCACCAAGGCTCTCGTGGGAGCGGTCAGCACTCATCACACACCTCCAGTGCTCTCGCGTCCTCCCGCACGGTGCGTCCGCCACGCAGCAACGGGCCCAGTCGGGTTCACCGCCATTACTTCGCGCCGCTCCGGCAACGGAGAGCGGAGAGTCTCCGCCATTGCTCGCGGAACGGTAGGAACTCGGCAGGTCCCGCACCGCCGGGGGCATCCGCCGGAGCCAGGACGGGCCGCAGGTCCTTGCCGTTCGTGTCCGCGTCGGGCTGCCTCACAACCCTTGTCCTGCCGCCGGGTGGGCACCCGTGATGTCGCGCTCGCCGCTCCCCCCAGGCTGCCACCACAGGGAGGGATCCGCTCGTCCA is drawn from Streptomyces liliifuscus and contains these coding sequences:
- a CDS encoding acetate/propionate family kinase, which codes for MSADRSHESLGGHVLVLDAGSSSLHIALFAADGERVADQDASEPPGPAAAMELRNFLSEVPSPAAVGHRIVHSGPHLTGHTLIDTRVRALLADVADLAPLHVTPALPVVDAARELLPDVPHVACFDTVFHKDLPAQARTYAVPERWRAEYGLRRYGFHGLSYSWALQRTAQALGRPVDDLQVVLVHLGGGCSACAVRNGRSVDTTMGLTPLEGLVMSKRSGSLDPGALLWLQRRHGLSTDELDDTLHRHSGLLGLSGTSGDTRDLVRARAEGDTAASLALATFTLSCRRGIASMAASLDRLDALVFTGEIGEDQPEVREEICSALTVLGIRGGLLVPELEDLMREGLRRIDQAGRGVPVLVVATGETQQIAAETRRVLGM